The DNA region GGACTTATTTTACAGTCGCTTGAACTTTTAAAAACTCAGAGTGTGTTTGATAATGTAGCACTTCCTCTTAAGTTTTTAAATGAGAGTTCTTCTAATATCAATAAAAAAGTTAATGAAATATTAGAAAACTTAAAAATAGATAATTTAAAAAATAAAAAACCAGAACAGCTTTCAGGAGGTCAGAAACAGAGAGTTGCAATTGCAAGGGCATTGGTAAGCGAAGCTCCTTATATATTCGGCGATGAGATTAGTGCGAATTTGGATACAGAAACGAGCAAATTTATTTATGAATATATAAGAGAGACTATAAAGAAAAGAAACGGCATAGGATTTTTTATTTCGCATGATGAATTGATAGAAGATTATGCGGACAAAAAATATATTATGAGAGAGGGCATATTATTACTAAATTAATGTATATATAAATAATAGTTATTTTCCATATACATTAAATATTATGTTTTAAATTTTTTTCAACTTTTTCCAGCCGCAAAAAGTTGCAAAAAGTGCAAGTATAAAATTAGTAATTAAATCTTGCATATTCTATTTTTACTGTAAGATGAAATTATTAAATTAAAGTTATAATGTAGCCTTTTTGCTTCTTTGTGGCAACAAAAGAAGTAGGGGTTCGGGGACTAGTCCCCGAAATATAATAATTATAATGGATAAATAAATGAATATAATAAAATTAGCATTCGATAATCTTTGGTATAATAAAACCAGAACAATTCTAAATATGATACTTATTATAGTGTCTTTTATTTCACTTATGATGATAAGCGGATATAATAACTTTACAAAAGAAGGTATTATTATAAGCGTTAATACAAGCGGAGGCTCTGTTGTAATAGCTGATAAATCTTATTGGGATACAAAAAGCGAAAAAATTAATATGCTTAGTAATAACGATTTTGACATAATTTATAAAAAACTTGATACTATAGGCGAAGTTAATGATTATCAGAAAAAACTTGATATAAGCGGGCTTGTAGGCAATGAAAGTAAAAGTAAATTCTTTTCAGGTTATGCTTATGAAAAACCTTCAAAAATAATGTCAACAGTTTCTATAAAAGAAGGAACTCCTATATTTGATGATGATATTAATACTTTTGTTTTGGGTAAAGATTTGGGAGAGTTTTTTAATCTTAATTATAATGAAGAGCCTTATTTAAATTTAATGACAGATTTTGGAGAGGGTATAAGTTTAGGTTCTTTAATGGCTGTAGGGGCAATTTCTTTAAATAACAGTGCTTCAGATGCTATTACTATTTACTCACCTCTAAATGCTATTTATGAAATATTTGGTCTTGAGTATGGTAATGCTCATAATTTGCTCGTATATTTAAAAGATTATAAAAAGGCAACTGAAATAAAAAATAATCTTAATCAATATTTTAATGAGAATAATCTCAACTATGAGGCTAAAGATTGGAAGGATTTGAATGCATTTTTACTTTCTGTAATAGAGATGAATACTAATAATTATTTAATAGCCTTATTTATATTAAGCATATTAGTATTTGTTTCGGTTATGCAGATGCTTACAACAAATTTTTTAGAGCGTTTAAATGAGTTTGGTACAATGCGTGCATTAGGAATAAATATAAAAAATGTAACTTTGCTTTTATTTTTGGAAATTATTATAATGGCAGTATTAAGTTCTCTTATTTCAATAATTATTTCTTACGGTGCTGCTAGTATATTAAATGCTTCAAACTTTATAATGAAATTTCCTGGTGCTACTGACGGTTATCCTTTAAGCTTATTACTAACATTTAAAGATACTGTTTTAATATTTGCATGGGTGTTATCTGTATCAATATTAGCAGGTATTTATCCAATAATAAAGGTTATTAAAATGCCTATAATAGAGGTAATAAAATATGTGTAACAAAATAATTAAAATTTTATTTATAATAAGCATTCTATCTTTTAATTTGTATAGTCAGAATATATTTGATGATTTTG from Brachyspira pilosicoli P43/6/78 includes:
- a CDS encoding ABC transporter ATP-binding protein; the encoded protein is MIRCENISKIYKTKDYNIAANKNISLEIKDGEIVWVAGVSGAGKSTLLHILSSIDIPTEGSVYWNNDEVSKLSDKERSSFRLSNIGLILQSLELLKTQSVFDNVALPLKFLNESSSNINKKVNEILENLKIDNLKNKKPEQLSGGQKQRVAIARALVSEAPYIFGDEISANLDTETSKFIYEYIRETIKKRNGIGFFISHDELIEDYADKKYIMREGILLLN
- a CDS encoding ABC transporter permease, producing the protein MNIIKLAFDNLWYNKTRTILNMILIIVSFISLMMISGYNNFTKEGIIISVNTSGGSVVIADKSYWDTKSEKINMLSNNDFDIIYKKLDTIGEVNDYQKKLDISGLVGNESKSKFFSGYAYEKPSKIMSTVSIKEGTPIFDDDINTFVLGKDLGEFFNLNYNEEPYLNLMTDFGEGISLGSLMAVGAISLNNSASDAITIYSPLNAIYEIFGLEYGNAHNLLVYLKDYKKATEIKNNLNQYFNENNLNYEAKDWKDLNAFLLSVIEMNTNNYLIALFILSILVFVSVMQMLTTNFLERLNEFGTMRALGINIKNVTLLLFLEIIIMAVLSSLISIIISYGAASILNASNFIMKFPGATDGYPLSLLLTFKDTVLIFAWVLSVSILAGIYPIIKVIKMPIIEVIKYV